From Halichoerus grypus chromosome 6, mHalGry1.hap1.1, whole genome shotgun sequence, one genomic window encodes:
- the HNRNPA1 gene encoding heterogeneous nuclear ribonucleoprotein A1 has translation MSKSESPKEPEQLRKLFIGGLSFETTDESLRSHFEQWGTLTDCVVMRDPNTKRSRGFGFVTYATVEEVDAAMNARPHKVDGRVVEPKRAVSREDSQRPGAHLTVKKIFVGGIKEDTEEHHLRDYFEQYGKIEVIEIMTDRGSGKKRGFAFVTFDDHDSVDKIVIQKYHTVNGHNCEVRKALSKQEMASASSSQRGRSGSGNFGGGRGGGFGGNDNFGRGGNFSGRGGFGGSRGGGGYGGSGDGYNGFGNDGGYGGGGPGYSGGSRGYGSGGQGYGNQGSGYGGSGSYDSYNNGGGGGGYGGGSGSNFGGGGSYNDFGNYNNQSSNFGPMKGGNFGGRSSGPYGGGGQYFAKPRNQGGYGGSSSSSSYGSGRRF, from the exons ATGTCTAAGTCAGAG TCTCCCAAAGAGCCTGAACAGCTGCGGAAGCTCTTCATCGGGGGTTTGAGCTTTGAAACAACCGATGAGAGTCTGAGGAGCCATTTTGAGCAATGGGGAACGCTTACGGACTGTGTG GTAATGAGAGATCCAAACACCAAGCGCTCCAGAGGCTTTGGGTTTGTCACGTATGCCACTGTGGAGGAGGTGGATGCAGCCATGAATGCAAGGCCACACAAGGTGGATGGAAGAGTTGTGGAACCAAAGAGGGCTGTCTCAAGAGAA GATTCTCAAAGACCTGGTGCCCACTTAActgtgaaaaagatttttgttggtggcattaaagaagacactgaagaacatcatctaagagattattttgaacagtatgGGAAAATTGAAGTGATCGAGATCATGACTGACCGGGGCAGTGGCAAAAAGAGaggttttgcttttgtaacatttgaTGACCATGACTCTGTAGACAAGATTGTCA TTCAAAAATACCATACTGTGAATGGCCATAACTGTGAAGTAAGGAAAGCCCTATCTAAGCAAGAGATGGCTAGTGCTTCATCCAGCCAAAGAG GTCGAAGTGGTTCTGGAAACTTTGGTGGTGGTCgtggaggtggttttggtgggaatgacaaCTTTGGTCGTGGAGGGAACTTCAGTGGTCGAG GTGGCTTTGGTGGCAGTCGAGGTGGTGGTGGatatggtggcagtggggatggctaTAACGGATTTGGTAACGATG GTGGTTATGGAGGAGGCGGCCCTGGTTACtctggaggaagcagaggctaTGGAAGTGGTGGACAGGGTTATGGAAACCAGGGCAGTGGCTATGGCGGGAGTGGCAGCTATGACAGCTATAACAACGGAGGAGGCGGAGGCGGCTATGGCGGTGGTAGTG GAAGCAACTTTGGAGGTGGCGGAAGCTATAatgattttggcaattacaacaatcaatcctcaaattttggacccatgaaaggaggaaattttggaggcagaagctctgGCCCCTATGGTGGTGGAGGCCAATACTTTGCCAAACCACGAAACCAAG GTGGCTATGGTGgttccagcagcagcagtagctaTGGCAGTGGCAGAAGGTTTTAA
- the NFE2 gene encoding transcription factor NF-E2 45 kDa subunit, whose amino-acid sequence MPPCPPQQSRDRVTQLPAPELGEMELTWQEIMSITELQGLNAPSEPSFEPPAPAPYPGPPPPPTYCPCSIHPDAGFPLPPPPYELPAPTSHVPDPSYSYGNMAIPVSKALTLSGLLSEPLPDPLALLDIGLPAGPPKPQEDPESDSGLSLNYSDAESLELEGTEVGRRRSEYVEMYPVEYPYSLMPNSLAHPNYALPPAETPLEPSSGPVRAKSTARGEAGSRDERRALAMKIPFPTDKIVNLPVDDFNELLARYPLTESQLALVRDIRRRGKNKVAAQNCRKRKLETIVQLERELERLGSERERLLRARGEADRTLEVMRQQLTELYCDIFQHLRDEAGNSYSPEEYALQQAADGAIFLVPRGTKMEATD is encoded by the coding sequence GGCCTAAATGCTCCAAGTGAGCCATCGTttgagcccccagccccagccccataCCCTGGGCCCCCGCCACCCCCAACTTACTGCCCCTGCTCAATCCACCCAGATGCTGgcttcccccttcctccaccaCCTTATGAGCTTCCAGCACCCACATCTCATGTCCCAGACCCTTCATACTCCTATGGCAACATGGCCATACCAGTCTCCAAGGCACTGACCCTCTCGGGGCTGCTCAGTGAGCCCCTCCCAGATCCCTTGGCTCTCCTGGACATTGGGCTGCCAGCGGGGCCCCCCAAGCCCCAAGAAGACCCAGAATCTGACTCAGGATTATCCCTCAACTATAGTGACGCTGAATCTCTTGAGCTGGAGGGGACAGAGGTTGGTCGGCGGCGCAGCGAGTATGTAGAGATGTACCCAGTGGAGTACCCCTATTCACTTATGCCCAACTCCTTGGCCCACCCCAACTATGCCTTGCCACCTGCAGAGACCCCCTTAGAACCCTCCTCAGGCCCTGTGCGGGCCAAGTCCACTGCACGGGGGGAGGCGGGAAGTCGGGATGAGCGTCGGGCCCTGGCCATGAAGATTCCCTTCCCGACGGACAAGATTGTCAACTTGCCGGTGGATGACTTTAATGAGCTGTTGGCACGGTACCCACTGACGGAGAGCCAGCTGGCATTAGTCCGGGACATCCGACGGCGGGGCAAGAACAAGGTGGCCGCCCAGAACTGTCGCAAGAGAAAGTTGGAGACCATTGTGCAGTTGGAGCGGGAACTGGAGCGCCTGGGCAGTGAGCGGGAACGGCTTCTCCGGGCCAGAGGGGAGGCTGACCGGACCCTGGAGGTCATGCGCCAACAGCTGACAGAGCTGTACTGTGACATTTTCCAGCATCTGCGGGATGAAGCAGGCAACAGCTATTCCCCTGAAGAGTATGCTCTGCAACAGGCTGCTGATGGGGCCATCTTCCTGGTGCCCCGGGGGACCAAGATGGAGGCCACAGACTAA